In the genome of Delphinus delphis chromosome 15, mDelDel1.2, whole genome shotgun sequence, one region contains:
- the SOX8 gene encoding transcription factor SOX-8 has protein sequence MLDMSETRAQPPCSPSGTASSMSHVEDSDSDAPPSPAGSEGLGRAAGAGGGGRGDAAEAADERFPACIRDAVSQVLKGYDWSLVPMPVRGGGGGALKAKPHVKRPMNAFMVWAQAARRKLADQYPHLHNAELSKTLGKLWRLLSESEKRPFVEEAERLRVQHKKDHPDYKYQPRRRKSVKTGQSDSDSGAELGHHPGGAVYKTDAGLGDAHHHGDHTGQTHGPPTPPTTPKTDLHHGGKQELKLEGRRLVDSGRQNIDFSNVDISELSSEVIGNMDTFDVHEFDQYLPLNGHSALPTEPGQPAAASSYGGTSYSHSGAAGIGASPVWAHKGAPSASASPTEAGPPRPHIKTEQLSPGHYSDQSHGSPGHTDYGSYSAQASVTTAASAAAASSFTSSQCDYTDLQAPNYYGPYPGYPSGLYQYPYFHSPRRPYASPLLGGLSVPPAHSPPSNWEQPVYTTLTRP, from the exons GCACTGCTAGCTCCATGTCGCACGTGGAGGACTCAGACTCGGACGCGCCGCCGTCGCCTGCCGGTTCCGAGGGTCTGGGCCGTGCGGCGGGCGCGGGGGGCGGCGGCCGGGGCGACGCGGCCGAGGCGGCGGACGAGCGCTTCCCCGCCTGCATCCGCGACGCCGTGTCGCAGGTGCTCAAGGGCTACGACTGGAGCCTGGTGCCCATGCCGGtgcgaggcggcggcggcggtgcgCTCAAGGCCAAGCCGCACGTGAAGCGGCCCATGAACGCCTTCATGGTGTGGGCGCAAGCAGCGCGCCGCAAGCTGGCGGATCAGTACCCGCACCTGCACAACGCGGAACTCAGCAAGACGCTGGGCAAGCTGTGGCG CTTGCTGAGTGAGAGTGAGAAGCGCCCCTTCGTGGAGGAGGCAGAGAGGCTGCGGGTCCAGCACAAGAAGGACCACCCAGATTACAAGTACCAGCCACGCCGGAGGAAGAGTGTGAAGACTGGCCAGAGCGACTCAGACTCAGGCGCCGAGCTGGGCCACCACCCGGGCGGTGCTGTCTACAAGACTGACGCCGGCCTCGGTGACGCACACCACCACGGTGACCACACAG GGCAGACCCATGGGccgcccaccccccccaccacccccaagaCTGACCTGCACCACGGGGGCAAGCAGGAGCTGAAGCTGGAAGGCCGCCGCCTGGTGGACAGCGGGCGCCAGAACATCGACTTCAGCAACGTGGACATCTCTGAGCTGAGCAGTGAGGTCATCGGAAACATGGACACCTTTGACGTCCACGAGTTCGACCAGTACCTGCCCCTCAACGGCCACTCGGCCTTGCCCACAGAGCCAGGCCAGCCCGCGGCCGCCAGCTCCTACGGAGGCACCTCCTACTCGCACTCCGGGGCGGCTGGCATCGGGGCGTCCCCTGTGTGGGCCCACAAGGGAGCCCCATCGGCCTCTGCGTCGCCCACTGAGGCAGGGCCCCCGAGGCCGCACATCAagacggagcagctgagccccgGCCACTACAGCGACCAGTCGCACGGCTCTCCGGGGCACACCGACTACGGCTCCTATAGCGCTCAGGCCAGTGTCACCACGGCCGCCTCCGCCGCGGCCGCCAGCTCCTTCACCAGCTCACAGTGCGACTACACCGACCTGCAGGCCCCCAACTACTATGGCCCATACCCCGGCTACCCGTCCGGCCTCTACCAGTACCCCTACTTTCACTCGCCCCGCCGACCCTACGCCTCGCCCCTGCTCGGTGGCCTCTCCGTGCCGCCCGCCCACAGCCCCCCCAGTAACTGGGAGCAGCCCGTGTACACCACCCTGACCAGACCCTGA